From a region of the Burkholderia lata genome:
- a CDS encoding enoyl-CoA hydratase produces MEATQVTFGDGVVDYAVEDGIATITMNRPEYHNAQNSKMTYALDAAFRRAAHDDAVKAIVLAGAGKHFSAGHDIGTPGRDIHESFDRASLWYDHVDKEGGEFLYAREQEVYLGMCRRWRDLPKPTIAMVQGACIAGGLMLAWVCDLIVASEDAFFADPVVRMGIPGVEYFAHAYELNPRIAKEFLFLGERMPAERAYQMGMVNRVVPRERLRDATYAIAAKIATMPRLGLTLTKQALNHVEELQGKRAAMDAAFAWHHFAHAHNELVSGDRLGGYDARSMASSQRQPNGADRSDAQAPAPVAVNGAAA; encoded by the coding sequence ATGAACCGTCCCGAGTATCACAACGCGCAGAACTCGAAAATGACGTATGCGCTCGACGCGGCATTCCGGCGCGCAGCGCACGACGACGCGGTGAAGGCGATCGTGCTCGCGGGCGCCGGCAAGCATTTCTCGGCAGGCCACGACATCGGCACGCCGGGCCGCGACATCCACGAGTCGTTCGACCGCGCGTCGCTGTGGTACGACCACGTCGACAAGGAAGGCGGCGAATTCCTCTATGCACGCGAGCAGGAGGTGTACCTCGGGATGTGCCGGCGCTGGCGCGATTTGCCGAAGCCGACGATCGCGATGGTGCAGGGCGCGTGCATCGCCGGCGGGCTGATGCTCGCGTGGGTGTGCGACCTGATCGTCGCGTCCGAGGATGCGTTCTTCGCCGATCCGGTCGTGCGGATGGGGATTCCGGGCGTCGAGTATTTCGCGCATGCGTACGAGCTGAATCCGCGCATCGCGAAGGAATTCCTGTTCCTCGGCGAGCGGATGCCGGCCGAGCGTGCGTACCAGATGGGGATGGTCAACCGCGTGGTGCCGCGCGAGCGGCTGCGCGACGCGACCTACGCGATTGCCGCGAAGATCGCGACGATGCCGCGCCTCGGGCTCACGCTGACCAAGCAGGCGCTGAATCACGTCGAGGAACTGCAAGGCAAGCGCGCGGCGATGGATGCGGCGTTCGCATGGCATCACTTTGCGCATGCGCACAACGAGCTGGTGAGCGGCGACCGCCTCGGCGGCTACGACGCGCGCAGCATGGCCAGCTCGCAGCGCCAGCCGAACGGCGCAGACCGTAGCGACGCGCAGGCACCTGCACCGGTTGCCGTCAACGGAGCCGCCGCATGA
- a CDS encoding NAD(P)H-dependent flavin oxidoreductase, producing MSTTLHTPLCDLLGCRYPIVQTAMGWVADARLVAATSNAGGFGFLAGATLEPEQVEAEILKVKSLTDQPFGINFHMFQKNAQQVVELAIKHRLRAVSYGRGPDAKTIRRFKDAGIVCMPTVGAPKHAAKAVELGADIVTVQGAEGGGHTGSVPTTLLLPKVLDAVRVPVVAAGGFFDGRGLAAALAYGAAGIAMGTRFLMSAESPVPRETLERYVAVGDPARIRVSDALDGLPQRMIDNPYLLKLESFGPLRRTWFALKTAEAWRRQNGLSTGDMLGLAIKALRSHDYTASQTLMAANAPFLIQRAIVEGRPDEGVLPSGQAAAMIGAIETCDALIARIVAEAGERLDALAALRGAPAAQAA from the coding sequence ATGAGCACGACGCTGCATACGCCGTTGTGCGACCTGCTCGGCTGTCGTTACCCGATCGTGCAGACCGCGATGGGCTGGGTGGCCGATGCACGGCTCGTCGCGGCCACCAGCAACGCCGGCGGCTTCGGCTTCCTGGCCGGCGCGACGCTCGAACCGGAGCAGGTCGAGGCCGAGATCCTGAAAGTGAAGTCGCTGACGGACCAGCCGTTCGGCATCAATTTCCACATGTTCCAGAAGAACGCGCAGCAGGTCGTCGAGTTGGCGATTAAGCACAGGCTGCGCGCGGTGAGCTACGGCCGCGGGCCCGATGCGAAGACGATCCGCCGTTTTAAGGATGCCGGCATCGTCTGCATGCCGACGGTCGGCGCGCCGAAGCATGCGGCGAAAGCGGTCGAACTCGGCGCGGACATCGTCACCGTACAGGGCGCGGAAGGCGGCGGCCACACGGGCTCGGTGCCGACCACGCTGCTGTTGCCGAAGGTGCTGGACGCGGTGCGCGTGCCGGTGGTCGCGGCCGGCGGCTTCTTCGACGGGCGCGGGCTGGCTGCCGCGCTCGCGTACGGCGCGGCCGGCATCGCGATGGGCACGCGCTTCCTGATGAGCGCCGAATCGCCGGTGCCGCGCGAGACGCTCGAGCGCTACGTCGCGGTCGGCGACCCGGCGCGCATCCGCGTATCGGACGCACTCGACGGGCTGCCGCAACGGATGATCGACAACCCGTACCTGCTGAAGCTCGAAAGTTTCGGCCCGCTGCGCCGCACGTGGTTCGCATTGAAGACCGCCGAAGCATGGCGCCGCCAGAACGGCCTGAGCACGGGCGACATGCTCGGCCTCGCGATCAAGGCGCTGCGCTCGCACGACTACACCGCGAGCCAGACGCTGATGGCCGCGAACGCGCCGTTCCTGATCCAGCGCGCGATCGTCGAGGGCCGCCCGGATGAAGGCGTGCTGCCGAGCGGCCAGGCGGCCGCGATGATCGGCGCGATCGAAACGTGCGACGCGTTGATCGCGCGGATCGTCGCGGAAGCCGGCGAGCGACTCGACGCACTGGCCGCGCTGCGCGGCGCGCCGGCCGCACAGGCCGCGTGA
- a CDS encoding enoyl-CoA hydratase family protein: protein MTASNQPAGSMPFRIDRADGIAELVIAHPPVNALDAQGWHALSRALDALGEDDDVRVIVVRGEGRGFCAGVDIKELAAHPERIVAVNAGNYETFRAVHRNPKPVIAAVHGFVLGGGIGICGAADIVVAADCARFGVPEIDRGAMGGGAHLQRLFGVQKVRAMYFTGDMIDAAEAYRLGAVEQVVTRDTLRDAALAIARKIAEKSPAMVRLAKEALNGVEDGDLEDKYRWEQGFTLQAYMTNDSTEARAAFVEKRDARFDAQATAEEARA, encoded by the coding sequence ATGACAGCATCCAACCAACCGGCCGGCTCGATGCCGTTCCGGATCGATCGCGCCGACGGCATTGCCGAACTGGTGATCGCCCATCCGCCCGTGAACGCGCTCGACGCGCAGGGCTGGCACGCACTTTCCCGTGCGCTCGACGCGCTCGGCGAGGACGACGACGTGCGCGTGATCGTCGTGCGCGGCGAAGGGCGCGGCTTCTGCGCGGGCGTCGACATCAAGGAACTGGCCGCGCATCCGGAGCGGATCGTGGCGGTCAACGCGGGCAACTACGAGACGTTCCGCGCGGTGCACCGCAACCCGAAGCCGGTGATCGCGGCCGTGCACGGCTTCGTGCTCGGCGGCGGGATCGGCATCTGCGGCGCGGCGGACATCGTCGTCGCGGCCGACTGCGCGCGCTTCGGCGTGCCCGAGATCGACCGCGGCGCGATGGGCGGCGGCGCGCACCTGCAGCGTCTGTTCGGCGTGCAGAAGGTGCGCGCGATGTACTTCACCGGCGACATGATCGACGCCGCCGAAGCTTACCGGCTCGGCGCGGTCGAGCAGGTCGTGACGCGCGACACGCTGCGCGACGCGGCCCTCGCGATCGCCCGCAAGATCGCGGAGAAGAGCCCGGCGATGGTGCGGCTCGCGAAAGAGGCGCTGAACGGCGTCGAGGACGGCGATCTCGAGGACAAGTACCGCTGGGAGCAGGGCTTCACGCTGCAGGCGTACATGACGAACGACTCGACGGAAGCGCGCGCCGCGTTCGTCGAGAAGCGCGATGCGCGTTTCGACGCGCAGGCAACCGCCGAGGAGGCACGCGCATGA